A window of Chitinophagales bacterium contains these coding sequences:
- a CDS encoding arginine--tRNA ligase: protein MALVHQIRKICAATIGDLYGIQVKESEVAINETKPEFDGDYTLVLFGFVKSLKKSPEQLGNEIGQALLEKNSELFSSFQLIKGFLNLSVRDNFWIQSLESNYGVADFGSKSSLGRRIMVEYSSPNTNKPLHLGHLRNNFLGWSIAEIYKATGFTTFKTCISNDRGIHICKSMVAWQLFANGATPASTGTKGDHFVGDYYVRFGHEHKQQVAELIEKGLTKEEAEKQAPIMQAAQQMLVDWEAGKPDVVALWKEMNSWVYWGFDVTYKRIGSDFDKTYFESDTYLLGKKAVEDGLAKGVFYKKEDGSVWIDLTADGLDEKVVQRRDGTAVYITQDIGLAEQKQAEFDCEQSIYVVGDEQNYHFKVLKLICEKLGIPGAAGIYHLSYGMVELPSGRMKTREGTVVDADDIVDEMVKVARAKTEELGKVKDFTPEELDSLHEMIGLGALKFFILRVDPKKRMIFNPEESIDFHGFTGPFVQYTHARIRSMLRKAPINKSVPTGEGELFKLERELIRKLEQYPVILDQAALEHNPSLLAIYAFEVAKQFNTFYTEHSVLNAETDEKKQLRLKICALTAEVIKNSMGLLGIGVPERM, encoded by the coding sequence ATGGCTTTAGTTCATCAAATAAGAAAAATTTGTGCCGCGACGATTGGGGATCTGTATGGTATACAGGTAAAGGAATCCGAGGTTGCTATCAATGAAACCAAGCCAGAATTTGACGGGGATTATACCCTGGTATTATTTGGATTTGTCAAATCACTGAAAAAATCTCCTGAGCAATTAGGTAATGAAATAGGCCAGGCATTGCTGGAAAAGAATAGTGAATTGTTTTCCTCCTTTCAATTAATTAAAGGATTCTTGAACCTGTCCGTAAGAGACAATTTCTGGATACAGTCTCTTGAGTCAAACTATGGGGTGGCAGATTTTGGCAGCAAGTCCTCCCTGGGCCGCCGGATCATGGTGGAATATTCTTCGCCCAATACCAACAAGCCCTTACATCTTGGCCATCTGCGAAATAATTTCCTGGGTTGGAGCATTGCTGAGATCTATAAGGCCACTGGGTTTACCACTTTTAAAACCTGTATTTCCAATGACCGGGGTATTCATATTTGCAAGAGCATGGTGGCCTGGCAATTGTTTGCCAATGGGGCTACCCCTGCCAGTACCGGCACCAAAGGAGATCATTTTGTAGGTGATTATTATGTCCGTTTTGGACATGAACACAAGCAACAAGTTGCCGAACTGATCGAAAAAGGGTTGACCAAAGAAGAAGCAGAAAAGCAGGCGCCGATCATGCAGGCCGCTCAGCAAATGCTGGTGGATTGGGAAGCAGGAAAACCCGATGTAGTTGCGCTATGGAAAGAAATGAACAGTTGGGTATATTGGGGATTTGATGTGACCTATAAACGGATTGGTTCAGATTTTGACAAAACCTATTTTGAAAGTGACACCTATCTGCTGGGAAAGAAAGCAGTGGAAGACGGACTCGCCAAAGGTGTATTTTATAAAAAAGAAGACGGCAGTGTCTGGATCGACCTGACTGCCGACGGGTTGGATGAAAAAGTGGTTCAGCGCCGGGATGGAACTGCGGTTTATATCACCCAGGATATTGGGTTGGCGGAACAGAAGCAGGCCGAGTTTGATTGTGAGCAAAGTATCTATGTGGTGGGTGACGAACAGAATTACCATTTTAAAGTCCTGAAACTTATTTGTGAAAAATTGGGAATACCTGGAGCGGCCGGTATCTACCATTTAAGTTATGGTATGGTAGAACTTCCGTCGGGCCGGATGAAGACACGCGAAGGCACCGTAGTGGATGCGGATGATATTGTTGATGAAATGGTAAAGGTGGCCAGGGCCAAAACAGAGGAGTTGGGCAAGGTGAAGGATTTTACACCCGAGGAGTTGGACTCTTTGCATGAAATGATCGGTCTGGGGGCGCTTAAATTTTTTATACTCCGTGTTGACCCGAAGAAGCGAATGATCTTTAACCCGGAAGAATCCATCGATTTTCATGGGTTTACCGGGCCTTTTGTACAATACACCCATGCCCGGATACGATCCATGTTGCGCAAAGCACCCATAAATAAAAGCGTTCCAACGGGTGAAGGTGAACTTTTCAAATTAGAGCGTGAATTAATCCGCAAACTGGAGCAATATCCGGTGATCCTGGATCAGGCTGCCCTGGAACATAACCCTTCCCTATTGGCTATTTATGCGTTTGAAGTGGCCAAACAATTCAATACATTTTACACCGAACATTCCGTATTGAATGCAGAGACGGATGAGAAAAAGCAATTGCGTTTGAAAATTTGTGCGTTGACGGCAGAGGTGATCAAGAATTCAATGGGGCTGTTGGGGATTGGCGTGCCGGAAAGGATGTAA
- a CDS encoding DUF456 domain-containing protein: MEWLWIILGILLILTGIAGSLLPLLPGPPIAFAGLLVQQFRDPDPFSTRFLVIWAVVVVITLVLDYVIPIWGTKKFGGSSYGVWGCTLGFLAAFWIGPWGVIIGPFAGAFIGEMIAKNDSKHALRAAWGSFVGFLFGSLLKLVACFVMLYYLLVSL, encoded by the coding sequence ATGGAATGGTTATGGATCATCCTTGGCATCTTACTGATTCTTACGGGTATAGCCGGTAGCCTGCTCCCCCTTCTTCCCGGACCACCCATTGCATTTGCGGGGCTTTTGGTCCAGCAATTCCGCGATCCTGACCCTTTTTCCACCCGATTTTTGGTGATATGGGCTGTGGTGGTGGTTATCACCCTGGTACTGGATTATGTGATCCCGATCTGGGGAACCAAAAAATTTGGCGGCAGTTCATATGGGGTCTGGGGCTGCACCCTCGGGTTTTTGGCCGCATTCTGGATTGGACCCTGGGGAGTTATCATTGGACCTTTTGCCGGGGCCTTTATCGGGGAAATGATCGCTAAAAATGACTCCAAGCATGCTCTCAGGGCAGCCTGGGGTTCATTTGTTGGGTTCCTGTTTGGTTCCCTTTTGAAATTGGTGGCCTGTTTTGTGATGTTGTACTATTTGCTGGTTAGCTTGTAG
- a CDS encoding DUF4403 family protein, translating to MNPIRTLLLLLSLFILATTHAQKIIPDKPLLSQTDFKLDSLPYSEINLPIQIDLKPIYLMAEKNVDTLFSSPNWPDGWVESGCDTRYKYQFRRGPLRLKGSSNQLDLDFTGYYKIIGSTRLCVGGAVLSPWTSPCRCGFAEGDRRVEVGFTSKLAIQSNYKLLNSVIRKEPVAVDKCTVCFWGQDITDQVMKGMASELDLSKKAITDSFGVVDLKPQVQQFWNQLSASYNLNGLGWLKMNPQSLRLNRFVIRNDSLNLALGLVARPVISFEKPEDLPTLVPNLSAASVKGGFNIFLDAVLNYDSLSQLLNQQMIGKTFDLNKGLIKKKITIKESRIYGIGNEKVIIKVTFSGSNSGTVYLTGKPFFDSASRKLAISEVDFDIKTRAFLLKSAEWLFSKKIIQSIEENSRFDLGSYIDSAMAMANQQINREWVKGISSYGQLDRLTMVGIYPLSDKLVIRSNLGGQLAVKVGTIEF from the coding sequence GTGAACCCGATACGCACCCTACTCTTACTTCTTTCCTTGTTCATACTGGCCACTACCCATGCGCAAAAGATTATTCCGGATAAACCGCTTTTGTCGCAAACGGATTTCAAATTGGATTCCTTACCCTACTCCGAGATCAATTTACCCATTCAGATCGACCTGAAACCCATTTACCTGATGGCCGAAAAGAATGTGGATACCCTCTTTTCCTCCCCCAACTGGCCGGATGGCTGGGTGGAAAGTGGTTGTGATACCCGATATAAATACCAGTTTCGGCGGGGGCCCCTTCGGTTAAAAGGGAGCAGCAACCAGCTTGACCTTGATTTTACAGGATACTATAAAATTATTGGGTCTACACGTCTTTGTGTTGGTGGGGCGGTTCTTTCACCCTGGACCAGTCCCTGTAGATGTGGATTTGCCGAAGGTGACCGTCGGGTGGAAGTAGGCTTTACAAGTAAATTGGCCATCCAGTCCAATTATAAATTACTTAATTCAGTGATCCGGAAGGAACCTGTAGCCGTGGATAAATGCACGGTTTGTTTTTGGGGTCAGGATATCACCGACCAGGTCATGAAGGGAATGGCGAGTGAACTTGATCTTTCCAAGAAAGCCATCACCGATTCATTTGGAGTGGTTGACCTTAAACCACAGGTACAGCAGTTTTGGAACCAGCTATCAGCCTCCTATAACCTGAACGGATTAGGGTGGTTAAAAATGAACCCCCAATCCCTGCGGCTGAACCGGTTTGTGATCCGTAATGATTCGTTGAACCTGGCGCTTGGATTGGTTGCCCGGCCGGTTATCTCTTTTGAAAAACCGGAAGACCTGCCTACCCTGGTACCCAACCTTTCTGCAGCTTCAGTAAAAGGCGGATTTAATATCTTCCTGGATGCGGTGCTAAATTATGACTCCCTTAGTCAGTTGCTCAATCAACAGATGATCGGGAAGACCTTTGATCTCAATAAAGGGTTGATCAAAAAAAAGATCACCATTAAAGAGTCCAGGATCTATGGAATCGGAAATGAAAAGGTCATCATCAAGGTTACTTTTAGTGGATCCAACTCAGGAACCGTGTATTTAACCGGTAAGCCATTTTTTGATTCGGCCAGTCGTAAACTCGCCATCAGCGAGGTGGATTTTGACATCAAGACGCGGGCATTCTTACTCAAAAGCGCGGAATGGTTGTTTAGTAAAAAGATCATTCAATCCATTGAAGAGAATTCACGGTTTGACCTGGGTAGCTATATCGATTCGGCTATGGCAATGGCTAATCAGCAGATCAACCGTGAATGGGTAAAGGGTATTTCCAGTTATGGGCAATTGGACAGACTGACGATGGTAGGAATCTATCCGTTGTCCGATAAATTGGTGATCCGCAGTAACCTGGGTGGACAACTGGCCGTGAAAGTAGGGACTATTGAGTTTTAG
- a CDS encoding tetratricopeptide repeat protein: MNRYYQIFLLLLLSGSLLAQSDSAQFFLEKGLAEKKAGRKLEVWKHLDKAYHYDSNNKQIVSELASILFDLRKYAQAKEMMQKLEKMGENSATHYQLLLQISYNLKHHDDVIRYAQLLKEKDATAKVSYMLGKTYYNQENYGDGIRYLEQAQKEEPGNGEIPYLIGRSYADMFNYKYAIPHYIKAIELTPSRPEWIYELGMIHYALGDNKNALVYLLQAGEKGYKKSNDYHYNLGIAYLNTGNLDEGLKIFNELLKKRPSDLNILNLVAESYYYAGKFDLAMEYWDKMLEYDKKNASALYMIGMCYQKKGEKDKGTMLCDKAIEMDPSLANLKQKKQMMGM; the protein is encoded by the coding sequence ATGAACCGCTACTACCAGATATTTCTATTACTCCTCCTCTCGGGGTCCCTTTTGGCACAATCCGATAGTGCTCAATTCTTTCTGGAAAAAGGTTTAGCTGAAAAAAAGGCAGGGCGTAAACTGGAAGTGTGGAAACACCTCGACAAAGCCTATCATTACGACTCCAACAATAAACAGATCGTTTCTGAATTAGCCTCCATTTTATTTGACCTTCGAAAATATGCCCAGGCCAAGGAAATGATGCAGAAACTGGAAAAAATGGGGGAGAACTCAGCCACCCATTACCAACTTTTACTTCAGATCTCCTACAACCTGAAACATCATGACGATGTCATCCGCTATGCCCAGCTATTAAAAGAGAAAGACGCAACTGCCAAAGTGAGTTATATGTTGGGTAAAACCTATTACAACCAGGAAAACTATGGCGATGGGATTCGCTACCTGGAACAAGCACAGAAGGAAGAACCCGGGAACGGAGAGATTCCCTATCTCATCGGCAGAAGCTATGCCGATATGTTCAATTATAAATACGCAATCCCGCATTATATCAAAGCCATTGAATTGACCCCTTCGCGCCCGGAATGGATCTATGAATTGGGGATGATCCACTATGCTTTGGGCGATAACAAGAATGCCCTGGTATATCTGCTACAGGCAGGAGAGAAGGGGTATAAAAAATCAAACGACTACCACTACAATCTGGGTATCGCCTATCTCAATACAGGCAATCTGGATGAAGGGTTGAAGATCTTCAATGAACTACTAAAGAAAAGACCCAGCGACCTCAATATTCTCAACCTCGTAGCTGAATCCTATTACTATGCCGGCAAATTTGACCTGGCCATGGAGTACTGGGATAAAATGTTGGAATACGATAAAAAGAACGCTTCCGCCCTTTACATGATCGGAATGTGTTATCAAAAGAAAGGAGAAAAGGACAAGGGAACTATGCTATGCGATAAAGCCATCGAAATGGATCCTTCACTGGCGAATCTGAAGCAGAAGAAACAAATGATGGGTATGTAA
- the dnaK gene encoding molecular chaperone DnaK has product MGKIIGIDLGTTNSCVAVMEGNEPVVIANEEGRRTTPSVVAFLKNGERKVGDPAKRQAITNPQNTIMSVKRFMGRRFDEVTEEISHWSYKVAKGDNNTVRIDIDGRLYTPQEISAMVLQKMKKTAEDYLGQEVTEAVITVPAYFNDAQRQATKEAGEIAGLNVRRIVNEPTAAALAYGLDKGGKDHYVAVFDLGGGTFDISVLELGDGVFEVKSTNGDTHLGGDDFDKVVMDWLADEFKKEEAVDLRKDPMALQRLKEASEKAKVELSSSSETEINLPYITAIDGVPKHLVKKLSRSKFEQLADNLFERCLKPCEAALKDAGLNASQIDEVILVGGSTRIPKVQEIVEKFFGKKPNRGVNPDEVVAVGAAIQGAVLTGEVKDVLLLDVTPLSLGIETLGGVMTPLIPSNTTIPTKKSEVFSTASDNQPGVQIHVIQGERGMAKDNKSLGIFNLDGIPPAPRGVPQIEVIFDIDANGILHVTAKDKGTGKEQKIRIEAGSGLTKEEIEKMKAEARANEATDKAEKERVEKLNAADALVFSTEKQLKEYGDKIPADKKGAIETAAAKLRDAHKAQDLGAIETATNELNTAWTAASEELYKAQQAGAQPGANAGGEQQQAGGNTAGENVTDAEFEEVK; this is encoded by the coding sequence ATGGGAAAGATTATTGGAATAGACCTGGGAACAACAAACAGTTGCGTTGCCGTTATGGAAGGCAATGAGCCGGTAGTGATCGCCAATGAAGAAGGACGCCGTACCACTCCCTCCGTCGTGGCCTTCCTGAAGAATGGGGAGCGTAAAGTGGGTGACCCGGCCAAACGCCAGGCTATCACCAACCCCCAAAACACCATCATGAGCGTTAAACGCTTCATGGGTCGCCGCTTTGATGAGGTGACAGAGGAGATCAGCCATTGGAGCTATAAAGTGGCAAAAGGTGACAATAATACCGTTCGTATTGACATAGATGGCAGATTGTACACGCCACAGGAAATCAGCGCCATGGTGCTTCAAAAAATGAAGAAAACCGCTGAAGACTACCTGGGCCAGGAAGTGACCGAAGCCGTTATCACGGTTCCGGCTTACTTTAATGATGCCCAGCGCCAGGCCACCAAAGAGGCGGGTGAGATCGCCGGTCTGAATGTGCGCCGTATTGTAAACGAGCCTACAGCTGCCGCCCTGGCCTATGGCCTGGATAAAGGCGGAAAAGACCATTATGTGGCCGTGTTCGACCTGGGAGGAGGTACTTTTGATATTTCCGTACTAGAATTGGGCGACGGAGTATTTGAGGTAAAATCCACCAACGGTGATACCCACCTGGGAGGTGACGATTTTGACAAAGTAGTCATGGACTGGCTGGCCGATGAATTCAAAAAAGAAGAAGCAGTCGACCTGCGCAAAGACCCCATGGCCCTCCAGCGCCTGAAAGAAGCATCAGAAAAAGCAAAAGTTGAACTCAGTTCCTCTTCGGAAACAGAGATCAACCTGCCCTATATCACCGCCATCGACGGAGTACCTAAACACCTCGTCAAAAAACTGAGTCGCAGCAAATTCGAACAGTTAGCGGATAATTTATTTGAACGTTGCCTGAAACCCTGCGAAGCAGCCCTGAAAGATGCCGGATTGAATGCCTCCCAGATCGACGAAGTTATTCTGGTTGGTGGTTCCACCCGTATCCCCAAGGTGCAGGAGATCGTTGAAAAATTCTTTGGCAAGAAACCCAACAGAGGGGTTAACCCCGATGAAGTGGTAGCCGTAGGGGCCGCTATTCAAGGTGCCGTTTTAACAGGTGAGGTAAAAGATGTGTTATTGCTCGATGTCACCCCGCTGAGCCTGGGTATCGAAACACTGGGTGGAGTAATGACCCCGCTCATTCCATCCAACACCACCATCCCGACTAAAAAATCAGAAGTATTCTCTACCGCCTCAGATAACCAACCAGGCGTACAGATCCACGTGATTCAAGGAGAAAGAGGTATGGCCAAAGACAATAAAAGCCTGGGTATATTCAATCTCGATGGCATCCCACCGGCTCCAAGAGGAGTTCCGCAGATCGAAGTGATCTTTGATATTGATGCCAATGGTATTCTGCATGTAACTGCAAAAGACAAAGGAACCGGCAAAGAACAAAAGATCCGCATCGAAGCAGGTAGTGGTTTGACCAAAGAAGAGATCGAGAAGATGAAAGCCGAAGCAAGAGCCAATGAAGCCACAGACAAAGCCGAAAAAGAAAGGGTGGAAAAACTGAATGCCGCTGATGCCCTGGTATTCTCTACCGAAAAACAACTCAAAGAATACGGCGATAAGATCCCTGCAGATAAGAAAGGCGCCATTGAAACCGCCGCCGCTAAACTCCGCGATGCCCATAAGGCGCAAGATCTTGGTGCAATTGAAACTGCCACCAATGAATTGAACACCGCCTGGACTGCCGCCAGCGAAGAACTTTACAAAGCGCAGCAGGCAGGCGCACAACCTGGTGCCAATGCCGGAGGAGAACAACAACAGGCAGGCGGAAATACCGCCGGTGAAAATGTAACAGACGCCGAATTTGAAGAAGTAAAATAA
- a CDS encoding GtrA family protein gives MHRHIHSARELLIPVIDFFYPPFRRWMDIQTFRYAACGGGNTVLGLLVYYVFFKFILREQMLDLGFYAFTAYTAALFFSFCVSFPVGFFLMKYVVFSDSNVRGRSQLFRYLFSFLFTLTLNYIMLKFLVEKLHIFVMLSQVITTIVVILTSYVIQRFFTFRVNKVEAKTQ, from the coding sequence ATGCACCGGCACATCCATTCCGCTCGTGAACTATTGATCCCCGTGATCGATTTTTTTTATCCGCCTTTTAGGAGATGGATGGATATTCAAACCTTTCGATATGCCGCCTGTGGGGGAGGGAATACTGTACTTGGTTTGTTAGTGTATTATGTCTTCTTCAAATTCATTCTACGTGAGCAAATGCTCGATCTGGGTTTTTATGCTTTTACCGCCTATACGGCTGCTCTTTTCTTTTCTTTCTGTGTCAGTTTTCCCGTTGGTTTTTTTCTGATGAAATATGTGGTCTTTAGCGACTCCAATGTTCGGGGCAGAAGCCAATTGTTCAGATATCTTTTTTCTTTCCTTTTTACCCTTACCCTGAACTATATTATGTTGAAATTCCTGGTGGAAAAGCTACACATCTTTGTCATGCTTTCCCAGGTCATCACCACCATAGTAGTGATTCTGACCAGCTATGTGATACAACGATTCTTTACGTTTCGGGTCAATAAGGTCGAGGCTAAAACTCAATAG
- the glgB gene encoding 1,4-alpha-glucan branching protein GlgB codes for MASSKKKTAKSKRYEEVEYVDTSKPVWNYSLLTEDDIRNFQQGTHYRLYEKFGSHSIQVNDQWGMYFCVWAPNATSVSVKGNFNDWKNHEYELNPRWDKSGVWEGFIPGFNLGEVYKYHIVGFKGIETDKGDPFARFWEKRPNTASITWDTSYDWADKEWMKKRKKHNSLEAPWSVYEMHLASWMRPDKNNEEVYNTYEQITERLVPYLQEMGFTHVEFMPVMEHPFDGSWGYQCTGFFAATSRFGDPQGFMRMIDACHEAGIGVILDWVPSHFPYDAHGLFMFDGTHTYEYADMRKGFHPDWNSYIFNYKRGEVKSFLISSARYWFDLFHIDGIRVDAVSSMLKLNYSRKHGQWEPNEYGGDGNLEAIAFIKDLNETIFRDFPDVQTIAEEATDWPGVSRPTFEDGLGFGMKWMMGWMHDSLDYFKIDPMFRQFHQDKFSFSMMYYYDENFMLPYSHDEVVHGKSPMIYKMPGDEWQKFANLRLLYTYMWTHPGGKLLFMGCEFGQTSEWNYKSELDWGLLEHDCHKRMKDCVADLNKLLRGEPALYKNQFTMYGFEWVDLNRRAESVIAYRRKGKKKTDDVLVILNMTPVVRRDWEIYVHGHTYTTEIFNSDDRKYWGTGDTFNPEIRSELVDEENMVYKLTLHLPPLAGIVLK; via the coding sequence ATGGCTTCCTCCAAAAAGAAAACAGCAAAATCCAAACGCTATGAAGAAGTGGAATATGTGGACACATCAAAACCAGTTTGGAATTACTCCCTCCTAACTGAAGACGATATCCGAAATTTCCAGCAAGGCACCCATTATCGGTTATATGAAAAATTTGGCTCCCATTCCATCCAGGTAAACGACCAATGGGGGATGTATTTCTGTGTCTGGGCCCCAAATGCCACCTCGGTTTCTGTGAAAGGAAATTTCAATGATTGGAAAAATCATGAATATGAACTCAATCCCCGTTGGGACAAAAGTGGAGTATGGGAAGGTTTTATTCCAGGATTTAACCTGGGAGAGGTGTACAAATACCATATCGTCGGATTTAAAGGGATTGAAACAGATAAAGGCGATCCCTTTGCCCGTTTCTGGGAGAAACGGCCGAATACAGCCTCGATCACCTGGGACACATCGTATGACTGGGCGGATAAGGAATGGATGAAAAAAAGAAAAAAGCACAATTCCCTCGAAGCACCCTGGAGTGTGTACGAAATGCACCTGGCCAGTTGGATGCGGCCGGATAAAAACAATGAGGAGGTATATAACACATATGAACAGATCACGGAAAGATTGGTGCCTTATTTACAGGAAATGGGATTCACCCATGTAGAATTCATGCCCGTAATGGAGCATCCCTTTGATGGAAGCTGGGGATACCAATGCACCGGATTCTTTGCTGCCACTTCCCGTTTTGGCGACCCCCAGGGATTTATGCGTATGATTGACGCCTGTCATGAAGCGGGGATAGGTGTGATCCTTGACTGGGTACCTTCCCATTTTCCTTATGATGCACACGGGCTATTCATGTTTGATGGTACCCATACCTATGAATATGCCGATATGCGCAAAGGATTTCATCCGGACTGGAACAGCTATATCTTCAACTACAAAAGGGGAGAGGTAAAATCCTTTCTCATCAGCAGTGCCCGGTATTGGTTTGATCTTTTTCATATTGATGGTATCCGGGTGGATGCCGTCAGTTCCATGCTCAAACTAAACTATTCCCGAAAACATGGCCAATGGGAACCGAATGAATATGGTGGTGATGGGAACCTGGAAGCTATCGCATTTATCAAAGACCTGAACGAAACCATCTTCCGGGATTTTCCGGATGTCCAAACCATTGCCGAAGAAGCCACCGATTGGCCTGGTGTTTCCAGGCCCACCTTTGAAGACGGATTGGGTTTTGGAATGAAATGGATGATGGGCTGGATGCACGACTCATTGGATTATTTCAAGATCGATCCCATGTTCAGGCAATTTCACCAGGATAAATTCTCGTTTAGCATGATGTACTATTATGATGAGAACTTCATGCTTCCCTATAGCCATGATGAAGTGGTCCATGGCAAAAGCCCCATGATCTATAAAATGCCGGGCGATGAATGGCAGAAATTTGCAAACCTTCGGCTGCTATACACCTATATGTGGACGCATCCAGGTGGAAAACTGCTGTTCATGGGTTGTGAATTCGGGCAAACCTCTGAATGGAATTATAAATCCGAATTGGATTGGGGCCTATTGGAACACGACTGCCACAAACGCATGAAAGATTGTGTGGCCGACCTGAATAAACTCCTTCGGGGAGAGCCCGCCCTTTACAAGAACCAGTTCACCATGTATGGTTTTGAATGGGTTGACCTGAATCGCCGGGCCGAATCGGTTATAGCCTATCGCCGAAAAGGCAAAAAGAAGACCGATGATGTACTTGTTATTTTGAATATGACCCCCGTGGTTCGCCGGGATTGGGAAATTTATGTCCACGGACATACCTATACCACCGAAATCTTCAACAGCGACGACCGGAAATACTGGGGAACAGGGGATACGTTTAACCCCGAGATCCGCTCCGAACTGGTCGACGAGGAGAACATGGTTTACAAACTCACCCTACACCTTCCCCCTCTGGCAGGGATCGTGTTAAAGTAG
- a CDS encoding VWA domain-containing protein translates to MTQRSLFLSTGLVLLGSFIVGFGSIRQKQKTIGRNFPPSAADTTIPDLGIAKDHKGKIITSQKGVIHFSSGLHNDYYQIDTIKRTGYLYLETKLDKFINENGAKTPLNLSIVIDRSGSMSGDKLAYAKKAARDIIHKLSEDDFVSIVVYDDNVKLLQSSTRVLDKESILTKINRIETGGSTNLWGGTEMGYHQVKETYKKNYVNRVLLISDGLANVGLTSMYEIRRKVQEFKDRDGITVSTFGVGLDYNELLMTDMAEAGSGNYYFIDNPENMAGIFEKELNGLMSVAAQNAELRIRLPRGIKVDKAFAFKYEQVNQELVIQLRDLFSEETRGFLMRFSIDDYANVALDFTCRLSYDDVSTRERMTMENRNRLNPSNDRELYLTYFNEPVMQQIVLFVTNEKMEIAMLEADKGNYDQARKLVKDNEEFLIVNSGYASKSVEIQKMKSVNESYSNQLKEVETMSADSVKYMQKSSRSTNYKIRGKKGN, encoded by the coding sequence ATGACGCAAAGATCCCTTTTCCTTTCTACAGGGCTGGTCCTGCTGGGCAGCTTTATCGTTGGCTTTGGAAGTATACGGCAGAAACAAAAGACCATTGGTCGAAATTTCCCCCCTTCCGCCGCAGATACCACCATACCCGACCTGGGTATCGCTAAAGACCATAAAGGGAAGATCATAACCTCCCAAAAAGGAGTGATCCACTTTAGTTCCGGTCTGCATAATGATTATTATCAGATCGATACCATCAAGCGAACAGGATACCTCTACCTCGAAACCAAACTGGATAAATTCATCAATGAAAATGGGGCAAAGACACCGCTCAACCTCTCCATTGTGATCGATCGCAGCGGATCAATGAGTGGAGATAAACTGGCCTACGCCAAAAAAGCAGCCCGTGATATCATCCATAAATTGTCGGAAGATGACTTTGTAAGCATTGTGGTGTACGATGACAATGTCAAATTACTCCAATCCTCTACCCGTGTACTCGATAAAGAATCCATTCTCACCAAGATTAACCGGATCGAAACGGGCGGCTCCACCAATTTGTGGGGAGGGACCGAAATGGGTTACCACCAGGTCAAAGAAACCTACAAGAAAAATTATGTAAATCGGGTCTTGCTGATCAGTGATGGGCTGGCCAATGTAGGACTTACATCTATGTACGAGATCCGCCGCAAAGTGCAGGAATTCAAAGACAGAGACGGTATTACCGTTTCCACATTTGGGGTAGGGTTGGATTACAATGAACTGCTGATGACCGATATGGCTGAAGCAGGTTCCGGCAACTATTACTTCATTGATAACCCCGAAAACATGGCCGGGATCTTTGAAAAAGAGTTAAATGGCCTGATGAGCGTAGCGGCCCAAAATGCAGAACTGCGTATCCGTTTACCCCGTGGTATAAAAGTGGACAAAGCATTTGCCTTTAAATATGAACAGGTGAACCAGGAACTGGTCATTCAACTTCGGGATCTCTTTTCTGAAGAAACCCGCGGTTTCCTGATGCGCTTTAGCATCGACGATTATGCCAATGTAGCCCTGGATTTCACCTGCCGGCTTTCTTATGACGATGTCAGCACCCGGGAAAGAATGACCATGGAAAACCGGAACAGACTAAACCCCTCCAACGACCGCGAACTGTACCTGACCTATTTCAATGAACCGGTCATGCAGCAGATCGTACTTTTTGTAACCAACGAAAAAATGGAGATCGCCATGCTGGAAGCAGATAAAGGAAACTATGACCAGGCCAGAAAGCTGGTAAAAGATAACGAGGAATTCCTGATCGTAAATAGTGGTTATGCCAGTAAATCCGTGGAGATCCAGAAAATGAAATCGGTCAATGAATCCTATTCCAATCAGCTAAAGGAAGTGGAAACCATGAGTGCCGATTCTGTCAAGTACATGCAGAAATCAAGCCGTTCCACCAACTACAAAATAAGGGGCAAGAAAGGAAACTGA